A genomic stretch from Betaproteobacteria bacterium includes:
- the aceA gene encoding isocitrate lyase — protein MNRELSIAQMKKDWAENPRWKGVNRPYTAEDVDRLRGTVHIEHSLARRGAEKLWTLVNTEPFINALGAMTGNQAMQQDKAGLKAIYLSGWQVAADANLSGEMYPDQSLYPVNSVPAIVRRINNTLMRADQIHHSEGKDGTDWYAPIVADAEAGFGGVLNAFELMKAMIEAGAAGVHFEDQLAAAKKCGHMGGKVLVPTQEAVQKLVAARLAADIMGVPTLVFARTDAEAANLLTSDVDENDKPFCTGERTPEGYYRVMNGLQQAISRGLAYAPYADLIWCETGKPDLEFARQFAEAIHRKFPGKLLSYNCSPSFNWKKNLDDATIAKFQRELGAMGYKFQFITLAGFHALNYGMFDLAYGYARDNMTAFVELQQKEFAAADRGFTAVKHQREVGTGYFDEVTQVIQSGQSSVTALTGSTEEEQFA, from the coding sequence ATGAATCGCGAACTCAGCATCGCGCAGATGAAGAAAGACTGGGCGGAGAATCCGCGCTGGAAGGGCGTCAACCGTCCTTACACGGCAGAAGACGTCGACCGCCTGCGAGGCACCGTTCACATCGAGCACAGCCTTGCCCGGCGCGGCGCCGAAAAGCTCTGGACCCTGGTGAACACCGAGCCGTTCATCAACGCGCTCGGCGCCATGACCGGCAATCAGGCCATGCAGCAGGACAAGGCCGGCCTGAAAGCAATCTACCTGTCGGGGTGGCAGGTCGCCGCCGACGCCAACCTGTCCGGTGAGATGTATCCCGACCAGTCTCTCTATCCCGTCAACAGCGTGCCGGCCATCGTGCGCCGGATCAACAACACGCTGATGCGCGCCGATCAGATCCACCATTCCGAAGGCAAGGATGGCACTGACTGGTACGCCCCCATCGTGGCGGACGCGGAAGCCGGATTCGGTGGCGTGCTCAACGCCTTCGAACTCATGAAGGCGATGATCGAGGCGGGCGCTGCAGGCGTGCACTTCGAGGATCAGCTCGCCGCCGCGAAGAAATGTGGCCACATGGGCGGCAAGGTCCTCGTGCCCACCCAGGAGGCCGTGCAGAAGCTCGTAGCCGCCCGCCTTGCGGCGGACATCATGGGCGTTCCGACCCTCGTGTTCGCCCGCACGGATGCCGAAGCCGCGAACCTGCTCACGTCGGACGTGGATGAGAATGACAAACCGTTCTGCACAGGCGAACGCACGCCCGAAGGCTATTACCGGGTGATGAACGGGCTGCAGCAGGCGATCTCCCGTGGCCTTGCCTACGCGCCATACGCCGACCTCATCTGGTGCGAAACCGGCAAGCCCGACCTCGAGTTCGCCCGGCAGTTCGCGGAAGCCATCCACCGCAAGTTCCCCGGCAAGCTTCTGTCGTACAACTGCTCGCCCTCCTTCAACTGGAAGAAGAACCTCGACGACGCGACCATCGCCAAGTTCCAGCGTGAACTGGGCGCCATGGGTTACAAGTTCCAGTTCATCACGCTGGCCGGCTTCCACGCGCTCAACTACGGCATGTTCGATCTCGCGTACGGCTACGCCCGCGACAACATGACCGCCTTCGTCGAATTGCAGCAGAAGGAATTCGCGGCGGCCGATCGCGGCTTCACCGCCGTGAAGCATCAGCGCGAGGTCGGTACGGGTTATTTCGAC
- the corA gene encoding magnesium/cobalt transporter CorA, with protein sequence MARLMKKRSAKAGLPPGSLVYVGDRREQDTRISVIDYDEQHVEERDIATIDECLQFKDTATVTWINVDEIGEPGLVAAFGRVLGFHPLMQEDILNTDQRAKVEDHGDHLYIVLKMLEWSKARDAMDSEQLSIVLGAHYVISFQERAGDFFDPLRERIRGSVGRIRRQRSDFLAYCLLDLVIDHYFMVLERLGDRIERVDDAVMTRPEPAVLREIHQLKRELLFMRKSVWPMKETIASLRHTDTMLIAKATQPFLRDLQDHIEQVIDGIEAYQDLLSDILATYLSTQSNRTNTIMKVLAVFSAVFMPLTFITGIFGMNFRTMPPLEGEWGFAGTLGVMFVMGVSMAAFFVLKRWL encoded by the coding sequence ATGGCCAGGCTGATGAAGAAGCGCTCCGCAAAAGCGGGACTGCCCCCAGGTTCGCTCGTGTACGTGGGAGATCGCCGGGAGCAGGACACGCGGATTTCCGTGATCGACTACGACGAGCAGCACGTGGAAGAACGGGACATCGCGACCATCGACGAATGTCTGCAGTTCAAGGACACGGCCACGGTCACCTGGATCAATGTCGACGAGATCGGCGAGCCGGGTCTCGTCGCCGCGTTCGGTCGCGTGCTGGGGTTTCATCCGCTCATGCAGGAGGACATCCTCAACACGGATCAGCGCGCCAAGGTGGAGGATCACGGCGACCACCTCTACATCGTGCTCAAGATGCTCGAGTGGTCCAAGGCCAGGGATGCGATGGACTCCGAGCAGTTGTCGATCGTCCTGGGTGCCCACTACGTGATTTCGTTCCAGGAACGCGCCGGAGACTTCTTCGATCCGTTGCGGGAACGGATACGGGGCTCCGTTGGCCGTATCCGGCGCCAGCGCTCGGATTTCCTCGCGTACTGCCTGCTCGATCTGGTCATCGACCACTACTTTATGGTCCTGGAAAGACTGGGCGACCGCATCGAACGCGTGGACGACGCCGTGATGACCCGCCCGGAACCCGCGGTCCTGCGGGAGATCCACCAGCTGAAGCGCGAACTGCTGTTCATGCGCAAATCGGTGTGGCCGATGAAGGAGACGATCGCGAGCCTGCGGCACACGGATACGATGCTCATTGCCAAGGCCACCCAGCCGTTCCTCCGGGATCTCCAGGATCACATCGAACAGGTGATCGACGGCATCGAGGCCTACCAGGACCTGCTGTCCGACATCCTCGCCACCTATCTTTCGACGCAGAGCAATCGCACCAACACGATCATGAAGGTGCTGGCGGTCTTCTCCGCCGTCTTCATGCCCCTGACGTTCATCACGGGCATCTTCGGAATGAACTTCCGGACCATGCCTCCCCTCGAGGGGGAGTGGGGCTTCGCCGGAACGCTGGGCGTCATGTTCGTCATGGGTGTCTCGATGGCCGCGTTCTTCGTGCTCAAACGCTGGCTCTGA
- a CDS encoding cytochrome c, translated as MNHAASKHWLAALVVTVSAGVTGFAHAAEEPAKDAQPAAAEPAPPPPAPEKPKIDVRKLFATNCSWCHQDYGMKAADGPKLAGTRLTEEQVIEQITRGKTPMPGFRKVLSREQIEALAKYIKGLKDPDAQ; from the coding sequence ATGAATCACGCCGCGTCCAAGCACTGGCTTGCGGCCCTGGTGGTCACAGTTTCAGCGGGAGTCACGGGCTTCGCTCATGCAGCGGAAGAACCCGCCAAGGATGCCCAGCCCGCAGCCGCTGAACCCGCACCCCCGCCGCCCGCTCCGGAAAAGCCGAAGATCGACGTGCGGAAGTTGTTCGCCACCAATTGCAGCTGGTGCCATCAGGACTACGGCATGAAGGCTGCGGATGGTCCCAAGCTTGCCGGCACCAGGCTCACCGAGGAGCAGGTGATCGAACAGATCACCAGAGGCAAGACGCCCATGCCCGGATTCAGGAAGGTCCTGTCGCGCGAGCAGATCGAAGCGCTCGCGAAGTACATCAAAGGCCTGAAGGATCCCGACGCCCAGTAG
- a CDS encoding MarR family transcriptional regulator has protein sequence MLPELIGYHVRLAQMAIFADFAGALADLDLSPGLFALLVIIEANPGMKQTRLAEAARLDRSTLVPALDRLELRSLVERRAAPKDRRSNGLFLTAAGADLLTMAKEAVRAHEAQIAAGLSQPNRRRLIELLDSLAPSRR, from the coding sequence ATGTTGCCCGAGCTCATCGGATATCACGTCCGCCTCGCCCAGATGGCGATCTTTGCGGATTTCGCCGGTGCGCTGGCGGATCTGGATCTTTCACCAGGACTCTTCGCCCTGCTGGTGATCATCGAGGCGAATCCGGGCATGAAACAGACGCGGCTCGCGGAAGCGGCCCGCCTGGACCGCTCGACGCTCGTTCCGGCCCTGGACAGGCTGGAGTTGCGCTCGCTGGTCGAACGCCGAGCCGCTCCGAAAGATCGACGATCCAACGGCCTGTTCCTGACCGCAGCCGGCGCAGATCTCCTGACCATGGCCAAGGAAGCGGTACGCGCTCACGAGGCGCAGATCGCCGCCGGGCTGTCCCAACCAAACCGCCGCCGCCTGATCGAACTGCTCGACTCGCTCGCACCGTCACGAAGGTAA
- a CDS encoding fumarylacetoacetate hydrolase family protein has product MTYLFAPQPVTGVPVVGSSSVFPVRRVYCVGRNYAAHAREMGKDPDKEPPFFFMKPADAVVPGGGQIHYPPGTKNFHHEIELVVALSSGGRRIPVERALDHVYGYAVGLDMTRRDLQFVARDAGRPWDFGKSFDQSAPLSPIRPASVVGHPDQGAITLHVNGTLRQQGDLRDLIWSVPETISFLSDYYTLAAGDLIFTGTPAGVAAVDVGDELIGNVEGVGDLAVKILPPL; this is encoded by the coding sequence ATGACGTATCTCTTTGCACCCCAGCCGGTGACAGGTGTGCCTGTCGTCGGCAGTTCCTCGGTCTTTCCGGTCCGCCGCGTGTATTGCGTGGGCCGCAACTACGCAGCGCATGCCCGGGAAATGGGCAAGGACCCGGACAAGGAGCCACCCTTCTTCTTCATGAAGCCGGCCGACGCCGTTGTCCCGGGAGGAGGGCAGATCCACTACCCTCCCGGAACCAAGAACTTTCACCATGAAATCGAACTCGTCGTGGCGCTGTCCTCCGGCGGGCGGCGCATCCCCGTCGAGCGGGCGCTCGATCACGTCTACGGGTATGCGGTCGGTCTCGACATGACGCGCCGCGATCTGCAGTTCGTCGCCCGGGACGCGGGCAGGCCGTGGGATTTCGGCAAGTCGTTCGATCAGTCGGCCCCGCTCAGCCCGATCCGTCCGGCATCGGTCGTGGGGCACCCGGATCAGGGGGCCATCACGCTGCACGTCAACGGCACGCTGCGCCAGCAGGGCGATCTGCGGGATCTCATCTGGTCCGTTCCGGAAACCATCAGCTTCCTGTCCGATTACTACACCCTCGCCGCGGGTGATCTCATCTTCACCGGCACGCCCGCCGGCGTCGCGGCCGTCGATGTGGGAGATGAACTGATCGGGAACGTGGAAGGCGTGGGAGACCTCGCCGTCAAGATACTGCCTCCGCTCTGA
- a CDS encoding phenylacetate-CoA oxygenase subunit PaaI — translation MPDAAYTDVKTVGDLAAQSPEYRSAVEKIVVSHAVNELHGARVFDEPAIALAPTPYAKWLTCRVAMEEYHHHVRFRALADEMGIAPERMDPSVKKPLSIFEFQLKTWPEFCVIKAVADYAEILQVEDLLHCSFHPLRNLGRITMPEEKFHAKFGKDFCLELVQGGRGPEVQDALDRYFPLTPAFFGASNSRNNEMFRRFGLKQRSNDEMRADFMGRVTELVEKDLGLRVPALH, via the coding sequence ATGCCCGATGCCGCGTACACCGACGTCAAGACCGTCGGAGATCTCGCCGCCCAGTCCCCGGAGTACCGTTCCGCCGTGGAAAAGATCGTCGTGAGCCATGCCGTGAACGAACTGCACGGGGCTCGCGTTTTCGACGAGCCGGCGATCGCCCTGGCGCCCACCCCGTATGCCAAGTGGCTCACGTGCCGGGTGGCCATGGAGGAATACCACCACCATGTGCGCTTCCGGGCGCTTGCGGACGAGATGGGCATCGCGCCCGAGCGCATGGACCCCAGCGTCAAGAAGCCCCTGTCCATCTTCGAGTTCCAGTTGAAGACCTGGCCGGAGTTCTGTGTGATCAAGGCAGTGGCGGACTACGCGGAGATCCTTCAGGTCGAGGACCTCCTGCACTGTTCCTTCCATCCCCTGCGAAATCTCGGACGCATCACCATGCCCGAGGAGAAGTTCCACGCCAAGTTCGGCAAGGACTTCTGTCTCGAACTGGTCCAGGGCGGGCGGGGCCCCGAAGTCCAGGACGCGCTCGATCGCTACTTTCCTCTCACGCCGGCGTTCTTCGGCGCCTCCAACTCCAGGAACAACGAGATGTTCAGGCGGTTCGGCCTCAAGCAGCGCAGCAACGACGAGATGCGTGCCGACTTCATGGGGCGGGTCACGGAACTCGTGGAGAAGGACCTCGGCCTGCGTGTGCCGGCCCTCCATTGA
- the gtdA gene encoding gentisate 1,2-dioxygenase produces the protein MSFAPVNSPASPPSERTDYYRRIASRQLTPLWESLSTLVPERPRSPCVAHLWRYDDIRGPLMESGTLITAREAVRRVLILENPGLPGSSAITQSLYAGLQLIMPGEVAPSHRHTQSALRLVVEGSGAYTAVDGERATMQPGDFIITPSWTWHDHGNDSANPVVWLDGLDIPTIRFFDCGFAENLAMESQPVSRPEGDALARYGANMLPVDHAAGPGASPVFAYPFVRSREALQRLAQAGPADAWHGYKMRFVNPATGGPAMPTMGAYLQLLPAGFSGSCRRSTDGTVYHCISGRGTAVVEDNRFEFGPRDTFVVPSWNAVRFESGGEDVFVFSFSDRPVQEALCVWREQKIS, from the coding sequence TTGAGCTTCGCTCCCGTGAACTCGCCTGCCTCCCCGCCGTCCGAGCGCACCGACTATTACCGGCGCATCGCATCCCGTCAGCTGACGCCCCTCTGGGAGTCGCTGTCGACACTGGTCCCCGAGCGGCCGCGCTCTCCCTGCGTGGCGCATCTCTGGCGCTACGACGACATCCGCGGTCCGTTGATGGAGTCCGGCACACTCATCACGGCCCGGGAGGCGGTGCGGCGGGTGCTCATCCTGGAGAACCCCGGGTTGCCGGGGTCGTCCGCCATCACCCAGTCGCTTTACGCCGGGCTGCAACTGATCATGCCGGGAGAAGTCGCGCCCAGCCATCGGCATACCCAGTCGGCGCTGCGTCTCGTCGTCGAGGGAAGCGGTGCATACACCGCCGTCGATGGCGAGCGGGCCACCATGCAACCCGGCGATTTCATCATCACGCCGTCCTGGACGTGGCACGACCACGGCAACGATTCGGCGAATCCGGTGGTCTGGCTCGACGGTCTGGACATCCCCACCATCAGGTTCTTCGATTGCGGGTTCGCGGAGAATCTGGCCATGGAATCTCAGCCGGTTTCGCGGCCGGAAGGTGACGCTCTGGCACGGTACGGGGCCAACATGCTGCCGGTGGATCACGCGGCAGGTCCGGGCGCTTCACCGGTCTTTGCCTATCCGTTCGTTCGCAGCCGCGAGGCACTTCAGCGGCTCGCTCAAGCCGGGCCCGCCGATGCCTGGCACGGGTACAAGATGCGTTTCGTGAATCCGGCCACGGGAGGGCCCGCGATGCCCACGATGGGCGCCTATCTGCAACTCCTGCCGGCCGGATTTTCCGGCAGCTGCCGGAGAAGCACCGACGGCACCGTGTACCACTGCATCAGCGGACGTGGCACGGCAGTCGTGGAGGACAACCGTTTCGAATTCGGTCCGCGCGACACCTTCGTGGTGCCTTCCTGGAACGCAGTGCGTTTCGAGTCAGGCGGCGAGGACGTCTTCGTGTTCAGCTTTTCGGACAGACCGGTCCAGGAGGCGCTGTGCGTCTGGCGCGAACAGAAGATCTCGTGA
- a CDS encoding SDR family NAD(P)-dependent oxidoreductase, translating to MTAGQALLEGRVALVTGGARGIGWEICRTLIAHGAKVMIVDNGVSIGGDDPDPTCALAAATRLGQGAAASTRDVGVAGEGEAAVAEAVERFGALDIVVNNAAILRDALVFKLRRADWERVLSVNLMGPIEILGAASAVLREQAKSGRSPGRIVNIVSSAGLIGNFGQTAYASAKAGLVGATRVAAMDLARAGISCNAVAPFAATRVTESIQPANEAQASYKERALRVPAAHVARVVSFLVSGANHFTGQVFGVRGREVFLFGQPRPVARIVADASDSQDVLALGGVMEAAFSEHLTSLATDLELFDTEPLP from the coding sequence ATGACGGCGGGGCAGGCCTTGTTGGAAGGGCGGGTCGCCCTGGTGACGGGCGGCGCACGGGGCATCGGTTGGGAGATCTGCCGGACATTGATCGCCCACGGCGCCAAGGTGATGATCGTGGACAACGGTGTTTCCATCGGTGGAGATGATCCCGATCCGACGTGTGCCCTGGCGGCAGCGACCCGTCTCGGACAGGGGGCAGCCGCCTCCACGCGGGATGTCGGAGTGGCGGGTGAAGGCGAAGCGGCCGTCGCAGAAGCCGTGGAGCGGTTCGGGGCGCTCGATATCGTCGTGAACAATGCGGCGATCCTGAGGGATGCGCTGGTGTTCAAGCTGCGCCGCGCCGATTGGGAAAGGGTCCTCTCCGTGAATCTGATGGGTCCCATCGAGATCCTGGGAGCAGCCTCAGCGGTACTGAGGGAACAGGCGAAATCGGGCCGGTCCCCCGGCCGCATCGTGAATATCGTCTCCTCGGCCGGGCTGATCGGCAATTTCGGCCAGACCGCCTATGCCTCGGCGAAGGCGGGCCTCGTCGGAGCGACACGCGTAGCCGCCATGGACCTTGCCCGCGCGGGCATTTCGTGCAACGCGGTCGCCCCCTTTGCCGCGACCCGGGTGACGGAATCGATCCAGCCGGCAAACGAGGCTCAGGCGTCGTACAAGGAGCGCGCGCTGCGCGTACCCGCCGCACACGTCGCGCGCGTCGTCTCGTTTCTCGTCAGCGGAGCCAACCACTTCACCGGCCAGGTGTTCGGCGTGCGAGGCCGCGAGGTCTTCCTTTTCGGGCAACCGCGTCCGGTTGCCCGCATCGTTGCAGACGCTTCGGACAGCCAGGACGTGCTTGCGCTGGGAGGCGTGATGGAAGCGGCCTTCTCGGAGCATCTGACGAGTCTCGCCACCGATCTGGAATTGTTCGACACCGAACCCTTGCCGTAG
- a CDS encoding 2Fe-2S iron-sulfur cluster binding domain-containing protein gives MTVALRIDDCSGNATQVTAEEGDTVLDALLMEGIAFPYSCQSGNCGTCRCELVSGDVLELERSEHALSEADRMRGVILACRTQLWSDTHVSRLSEDDFVVHPSRVLQCRLAAGERLAGGKWRVTLNILSGGPFDFSAGQYADLEFAGVPGRPITCAMASGEGQDTLEFHVTSRRADVPGAPDFEAMEVGRAVTVSGPRGGAYLRTSHAAPIVLIVSAAGVASAVSILSTLRHKGLRNEVHGYFVLNHAEDAYGVDELGAAAAGNERVKLHVLNPSGHGAGQFPVRQLSPALAMGADFADMTGIMAYIAGPTSLYEELAPVLRALGVRGRDILCDVPVQGDAGAAVSREAA, from the coding sequence ATGACCGTCGCTCTTCGCATCGACGACTGTAGCGGTAACGCCACGCAGGTGACTGCCGAGGAAGGCGACACCGTGCTCGACGCCTTGCTGATGGAGGGGATTGCCTTTCCGTACAGCTGCCAGTCCGGCAATTGCGGTACCTGTCGGTGCGAACTGGTGTCGGGCGATGTCCTGGAACTGGAACGGTCCGAGCATGCGCTGTCCGAAGCCGATCGCATGCGTGGAGTCATCCTTGCATGCCGGACACAGTTGTGGTCGGACACGCACGTAAGCCGGTTGAGCGAAGACGATTTCGTCGTGCATCCGTCACGCGTCCTGCAGTGTCGGCTGGCCGCAGGGGAGAGGCTCGCGGGTGGGAAATGGCGTGTCACCCTGAACATCCTGTCGGGCGGACCATTCGATTTTTCGGCGGGCCAGTACGCCGACCTCGAGTTCGCTGGCGTTCCCGGCCGACCCATCACCTGCGCCATGGCCAGTGGGGAAGGCCAAGACACGCTCGAGTTCCACGTGACGAGCCGCCGTGCGGACGTCCCGGGCGCTCCGGACTTCGAGGCGATGGAAGTGGGGCGGGCGGTAACCGTGAGCGGGCCGCGAGGAGGCGCGTATCTGCGCACGTCCCACGCAGCGCCCATCGTCTTGATCGTCTCGGCCGCCGGGGTGGCCTCCGCCGTTTCCATTCTTTCCACTCTCCGGCACAAAGGCCTTCGCAACGAAGTGCATGGGTATTTCGTGCTGAACCATGCCGAAGACGCTTACGGGGTCGACGAACTGGGGGCGGCCGCCGCCGGCAACGAAAGGGTGAAGTTGCATGTCTTGAATCCGTCAGGCCATGGGGCCGGCCAATTCCCCGTCCGGCAGTTGTCACCGGCCCTTGCGATGGGGGCCGATTTCGCCGACATGACTGGAATCATGGCGTACATCGCCGGACCCACCAGCCTGTACGAGGAACTTGCACCTGTGCTGCGTGCGCTCGGCGTGCGGGGGCGCGACATCCTCTGCGACGTTCCGGTGCAGGGCGACGCGGGTGCCGCGGTGTCCCGGGAGGCGGCATGA
- the icd gene encoding NADP-dependent isocitrate dehydrogenase produces MYKHIQVPKTGEKITVNGDFTLNVPDHPVIPFIEGDGTGVDITPVMKAVVDKAVATAYGGKRQITWMEIYAGEKSTKVYGENVWLPDETLEAAKEYVVSIKGPLTTPVGGGIRSINVALRQELDLYVCLRPVRYFAGVPSPLKNPEKTDMVIFRENSEDIYAGIEWAAESDACRKVIKFLTGEMGVKKIRFPETSGIGIKPVSREGTERLVRKAIQYAITNKRRSVTLVHKGNIMKFTEGAFRDWGYDLARREFGAELLDGGPWMKLPGGTVIKDVIADAFLQQILLRPDEYDVIATLNLNGDYISDALAAQVGGIGIAPGANLSDSVAMFEATHGTAPKYAGKDYVNPGSLILSAEMMLRHMGWVEAADLIIRSMEAAISAKTVTYDFARLMQGATQLSCSGFGQAMIAKM; encoded by the coding sequence ATGTACAAACACATCCAAGTGCCCAAGACGGGTGAAAAGATCACGGTCAATGGCGACTTCACGCTGAACGTGCCTGATCATCCGGTGATTCCGTTCATCGAAGGTGACGGCACCGGAGTGGACATCACTCCCGTCATGAAGGCCGTGGTCGACAAGGCCGTGGCGACTGCGTATGGCGGCAAGCGTCAGATCACCTGGATGGAGATCTACGCGGGCGAGAAGTCCACGAAGGTCTATGGCGAGAATGTGTGGCTGCCCGACGAAACGCTCGAGGCCGCCAAGGAGTACGTGGTTTCCATCAAGGGACCCCTCACCACGCCGGTTGGCGGCGGAATCCGCTCGATCAACGTCGCTCTGCGGCAGGAACTGGATCTGTACGTGTGCCTGCGTCCGGTCCGGTATTTCGCGGGAGTTCCCAGCCCTCTCAAGAATCCCGAAAAGACGGACATGGTCATCTTCCGCGAGAACTCGGAGGATATCTATGCCGGCATCGAATGGGCCGCTGAAAGCGACGCCTGCCGGAAGGTGATCAAGTTTCTCACCGGCGAGATGGGCGTGAAGAAGATCCGCTTCCCCGAGACATCGGGCATCGGCATCAAGCCGGTATCCCGCGAAGGAACGGAACGGCTCGTCCGCAAGGCCATCCAGTACGCAATAACCAACAAGCGCAGATCGGTGACCCTGGTCCACAAGGGCAACATCATGAAGTTCACCGAAGGCGCGTTCCGCGACTGGGGCTACGACCTCGCGCGCCGCGAGTTCGGTGCGGAACTGCTCGATGGCGGCCCGTGGATGAAACTCCCTGGCGGAACGGTCATCAAGGACGTCATCGCGGATGCCTTCCTGCAGCAGATCCTGCTGCGTCCGGATGAATACGACGTGATCGCGACGCTCAATCTCAACGGCGACTACATCTCCGATGCGCTTGCGGCCCAGGTGGGGGGGATCGGCATCGCGCCCGGCGCCAACCTTTCCGATTCCGTGGCCATGTTCGAAGCCACACACGGAACCGCCCCGAAGTATGCCGGCAAGGATTACGTGAACCCCGGGTCGTTGATATTGTCTGCCGAGATGATGCTCAGGCACATGGGGTGGGTGGAGGCGGCGGACCTGATCATCCGCAGCATGGAGGCTGCGATCTCCGCGAAGACCGTGACGTACGACTTCGCCAGGCTGATGCAGGGGGCGACACAACTGTCGTGTTCCGGTTTCGGTCAGGCAATGATCGCGAAGATGTAA
- a CDS encoding PQQ-binding-like beta-propeller repeat protein — protein sequence MKRWSTPLAGSVKALAAAALVSVATAAGAVDANRLNNADKDPNNWLMYHGSYKAWHYSDLSQINAANVKNMRVAWVHTPSASKRGVQSFPLAVDGTLYYTSASGQVWALDGATGEMKWKYAAKLDQERSEGTFYNPYNRGIAIGYGKVYMGTTDGRMIALDAATGKVVWDKMILTVEGGNKGFTGAPVIVKDMVVIGSNGGELSGCCGPIFAVDANTGEVRWQFDTIGGDERSRASWGNDSWKTGGGGGWMTGTFDEATNSIWWGTANPAPDYDWAGEAWKTDGARPGDNLYSSSVVVLNADTGELKSWFQEMPHDAWDFDSAVGEFMSIERNGKRYMVHPNKGGIIFVYNADPANAPLKVENAYMLGKTYNYIKGVDAKSGQLIGRRELPEGKHTGVCPAIDGAISWNTGAYNPNTGLLYKVGQEWCFDIEVVKADPPPAFSGQAYFGASWTSVHPAGRKAFGHVSARDPISGKVKWEKEYKYPPLASLLSTKGNLVFVPGADGKFEALDARTGATLWQHNNGIGHHGGVISYTAGGKQYIAVVTGWGSHVAGNYCPLFGEPFCSMPTDAGQLMVFALP from the coding sequence ATGAAGCGATGGAGCACCCCCCTGGCAGGCAGCGTGAAAGCGCTCGCAGCCGCAGCGCTGGTAAGCGTCGCGACGGCCGCAGGCGCCGTGGATGCCAATCGGCTGAACAACGCCGACAAGGATCCCAACAACTGGCTGATGTACCACGGCTCGTACAAGGCGTGGCACTACAGCGATCTCAGCCAGATCAATGCGGCGAACGTGAAGAACATGCGCGTGGCCTGGGTCCACACGCCGAGCGCGAGCAAGCGCGGTGTGCAGTCGTTCCCCCTCGCCGTCGATGGCACGCTCTACTACACCAGCGCGTCCGGTCAGGTCTGGGCTCTGGACGGTGCCACCGGTGAGATGAAGTGGAAGTACGCCGCGAAACTGGATCAAGAACGCTCCGAAGGTACCTTCTACAACCCGTACAACCGCGGCATCGCGATCGGCTACGGCAAGGTGTACATGGGCACGACCGACGGCCGGATGATCGCCCTCGACGCCGCAACCGGAAAGGTCGTGTGGGACAAGATGATTCTCACGGTGGAAGGCGGCAACAAGGGCTTCACCGGCGCTCCCGTCATCGTGAAGGACATGGTGGTCATCGGGTCCAACGGCGGCGAACTCTCCGGTTGCTGCGGTCCGATCTTCGCGGTCGACGCGAACACCGGTGAAGTGCGCTGGCAGTTCGATACCATCGGTGGAGACGAGCGTTCCCGCGCGAGCTGGGGCAACGACTCCTGGAAGACCGGTGGTGGCGGCGGCTGGATGACCGGCACGTTCGACGAAGCGACCAATTCGATCTGGTGGGGCACCGCCAACCCGGCGCCTGACTACGACTGGGCTGGCGAAGCCTGGAAGACCGACGGTGCGCGTCCTGGCGACAACCTGTACAGCTCCTCGGTGGTGGTGCTCAATGCGGACACCGGCGAACTGAAGTCCTGGTTCCAGGAAATGCCGCACGACGCATGGGACTTCGACAGCGCTGTCGGTGAGTTCATGTCGATCGAGCGCAACGGCAAGCGGTACATGGTGCACCCCAACAAGGGCGGCATCATCTTCGTCTACAACGCCGATCCCGCCAATGCCCCGCTGAAGGTCGAAAACGCCTACATGCTGGGCAAGACGTACAACTACATCAAGGGCGTCGACGCGAAGAGCGGTCAACTCATCGGCCGTCGCGAGCTGCCGGAAGGCAAGCACACCGGCGTGTGCCCCGCCATCGACGGCGCGATCAGCTGGAACACCGGCGCGTACAACCCCAACACCGGGCTGCTGTACAAGGTCGGCCAGGAGTGGTGTTTCGACATCGAGGTCGTGAAGGCGGATCCGCCTCCCGCGTTCTCGGGTCAGGCCTACTTCGGCGCCAGCTGGACGTCGGTGCACCCGGCAGGACGCAAGGCCTTCGGCCATGTGTCCGCGCGTGATCCCATCTCCGGCAAGGTCAAGTGGGAGAAGGAGTACAAGTACCCGCCTCTGGCCAGCCTGCTTTCGACCAAGGGCAACCTCGTGTTCGTGCCCGGTGCCGATGGCAAGTTCGAGGCTCTGGATGCCCGTACCGGCGCGACCCTGTGGCAGCACAACAACGGCATCGGCCACCACGGCGGCGTCATCTCCTACACCGCCGGCGGCAAGCAATACATTGCCGTCGTGACGGGCTGGGGCAGCCACGTGGCCGGCAACTACTGCCCGCTGTTCGGCGAGCCGTTCTGCAGCATGCCCACGGATGCGGGCCAGCTGATGGTGTTCGCGCTTCCCTGA